A single region of the Neotabrizicola shimadae genome encodes:
- a CDS encoding amino acid ABC transporter permease — MESKTPSFVRSQMLPPQPPPTRESGVVKWLHENLFSSWLNGILTVVGLIILALIIKSALPWWLNGVWHASSLGECREIIAASAGEGATGACWAVIRERWHQFIFGFYPPALWWRPILAFGLLFVAIGPVLYAGQKRVLTTMIGSAFLGLLITLWLASAPAMVFVGLVVLLGALAALAQTRPGALLWFTAAFPALCFLLLWGGSFWTPVMAMAGFAILAVVARLLAGRVGAPVAVGLGIVAAVIWWLYVSGPVAGAFASVAPLGLEPVKSDQFGGFLLAIVIGVTAISCSLPVGILLALGRQSNMFIVKTLSVGFIEFIRGVPLITLLFTASLLLQYFLPPNTQFDIILRVIILVTFFAAAYLAEVIRGGLAALPRGQYEAADALGLDYWQAQRLIIMPQALKVSIPGIVSTFIGLFKDTTLVAFVGLMDPLKGVTQIVRADINWKGIYWEPYIYVGAIFFLICFGMSRYSMYLERKLKTDHR, encoded by the coding sequence ATGGAAAGCAAGACGCCCTCCTTCGTCCGCAGCCAGATGCTGCCGCCGCAGCCGCCGCCCACCCGCGAATCCGGCGTGGTGAAATGGCTGCATGAGAACCTGTTCTCCTCCTGGCTGAACGGCATCCTCACCGTCGTCGGCCTGATCATCCTCGCGCTCATCATCAAGAGCGCGCTGCCCTGGTGGCTGAACGGCGTCTGGCACGCCTCCTCGCTGGGCGAATGCCGCGAGATCATCGCGGCCTCGGCAGGCGAAGGCGCGACCGGCGCCTGCTGGGCCGTGATCCGCGAACGCTGGCACCAGTTCATCTTCGGCTTCTACCCGCCGGCGCTGTGGTGGCGGCCCATCCTGGCCTTCGGACTTCTGTTCGTGGCCATCGGCCCCGTGCTCTATGCCGGGCAGAAGCGCGTCCTGACCACCATGATCGGCAGCGCCTTCCTGGGCCTCCTCATCACGCTCTGGCTCGCCTCGGCGCCCGCCATGGTGTTCGTCGGCCTCGTCGTGCTGCTTGGCGCGCTCGCCGCGCTGGCGCAGACCCGGCCCGGCGCTCTTCTGTGGTTCACCGCGGCCTTCCCGGCGCTCTGCTTCCTGCTGCTCTGGGGCGGGTCCTTCTGGACCCCGGTGATGGCAATGGCGGGCTTCGCCATCCTCGCTGTGGTCGCCCGGCTGCTGGCGGGTCGCGTTGGCGCCCCCGTCGCCGTCGGCCTTGGCATCGTGGCGGCAGTGATCTGGTGGCTCTATGTCAGCGGACCGGTGGCCGGGGCCTTCGCGTCCGTCGCCCCCCTGGGGCTGGAGCCGGTGAAATCCGACCAGTTCGGCGGCTTCCTCCTGGCCATCGTGATCGGCGTCACCGCCATCTCCTGCTCGCTGCCCGTGGGCATCCTGCTGGCGCTTGGCCGCCAGTCGAACATGTTCATCGTCAAGACGCTCTCGGTGGGCTTCATCGAGTTCATCCGCGGCGTGCCGCTGATCACGCTCCTGTTCACGGCCTCGCTGCTGTTGCAGTACTTCCTGCCGCCGAACACCCAGTTCGACATCATTCTGCGCGTCATCATCCTCGTCACCTTCTTCGCCGCCGCCTATCTGGCCGAGGTGATCCGCGGTGGTCTCGCCGCCCTCCCGCGCGGCCAGTACGAGGCGGCCGATGCGCTTGGCCTCGACTACTGGCAGGCGCAGCGGCTCATCATCATGCCGCAGGCGCTGAAGGTGTCGATCCCCGGCATCGTCTCCACCTTCATCGGTCTGTTCAAGGACACCACCCTCGTGGCCTTCGTGGGCCTGATGGACCCGCTGAAGGGCGTCACGCAGATCGTGCGCGCCGACATCAACTGGAAGGGCATCTACTGGGAGCCCTACATCTATGTCGGCGCGATCTTCTTCCTCATCTGCTTCGGCATGTCCCGGTACTCGATGTACCTGGAACGCAAGCTGAAGACCGACCATCGGTAA
- a CDS encoding amino acid ABC transporter substrate-binding protein, whose product MTKSVLLGTLAATALMAGAAHAQATLEAVKARGELICGSNTGLTGFGNPDANGNWVGFDVDLCRAVAAAVLGDPTKVKFVPTTGETRFTALQSGEVDLLVRNSTWTASRDSELALDFVAVNYYDGQGFMVKKDLGVSSAKELDGATVCIQTGTTTELNLADFFKQNNISYQPVTVADDSEAQRQFLAGACDTYTTDASGLAASRATMPNPGDYIILPEIISKEPLGPVVRHGDNNWGDIVRWTFFALLIAEEKGVTKANIEEVATSTSDEEVKRLLGVSGDMGAKFGLPNDAFKKAIAANGNYGEIFAANIGEGTSINLARGLNALWTQGGLQYAAPFR is encoded by the coding sequence ATGACGAAATCCGTACTCCTCGGGACGCTGGCAGCCACCGCGCTGATGGCCGGGGCTGCACATGCCCAGGCCACGCTGGAGGCTGTGAAGGCCCGCGGCGAGCTGATCTGCGGCTCGAACACCGGCCTGACCGGCTTCGGCAACCCGGACGCCAACGGCAACTGGGTGGGCTTCGACGTCGATCTCTGCCGCGCCGTCGCTGCTGCCGTTCTGGGCGACCCGACCAAGGTGAAGTTCGTGCCGACCACCGGCGAGACCCGCTTCACCGCGCTTCAGTCGGGCGAAGTGGACCTGCTGGTCCGTAACTCGACCTGGACGGCGTCGCGCGACAGCGAACTCGCGCTCGATTTCGTGGCGGTCAACTACTATGACGGCCAGGGCTTCATGGTGAAGAAGGACCTCGGCGTGTCCTCGGCCAAGGAACTGGACGGCGCCACCGTCTGCATCCAGACCGGCACCACGACCGAGCTGAACCTTGCCGACTTCTTCAAGCAGAACAACATCAGCTACCAGCCCGTCACTGTGGCCGACGACTCCGAAGCGCAGCGTCAGTTCCTGGCCGGCGCCTGCGACACCTACACCACCGATGCCTCGGGCCTGGCTGCCAGCCGCGCAACGATGCCGAACCCCGGCGACTACATCATCCTGCCCGAGATCATCTCGAAGGAACCGCTCGGCCCGGTGGTGCGCCATGGCGACAACAACTGGGGCGACATCGTCCGCTGGACCTTCTTCGCGCTGCTGATCGCCGAAGAGAAGGGCGTGACCAAGGCCAACATCGAAGAAGTCGCAACCTCGACCTCGGACGAGGAAGTGAAGCGCCTTCTCGGTGTGTCGGGTGACATGGGCGCCAAGTTCGGTCTGCCGAACGATGCCTTCAAGAAGGCCATCGCCGCCAACGGCAACTATGGCGAAATCTTCGCCGCCAACATCGGCGAAGGCACCTCGATCAACCTGGCCCGCGGCCTGAACGCGCTGTGGACCCAGGGCGGCCTGCAATACGCGGCCCCGTTCCGCTGA
- a CDS encoding RluA family pseudouridine synthase — MSGVKTLTVSEDEGEQRLDRWFKRRFPQITQGAVEKMCRTGQVRVDGARAKASDRVVPGQTIRVPPLPDAEAPSRPVIEGVSKADAKMIQDAVIYKDEHMIVLNKPAGLPSQGGSGQGTRHVDGLTEALKFGYKDRPKLVHRLDKDTSGVLLLARTDRVARALSEALRHREARKIYWAVVAGVPNPKQGSIKYALMKAPGGGKGEGEKMLCIHPAKVADYPDAKRAQTDYFTLWFLGNRLSWMALEPVTGRTHQLRAHMAEIGHPILGDGKYGGSASENAGEGWGAGIGGDLSRKLHLHARSLTVEHPITKALVTFTAPLPDHMAKTWKVLDWKEGDVPADPFEHRK; from the coding sequence ATGAGCGGCGTCAAGACCCTGACCGTATCCGAGGATGAGGGCGAACAGCGCCTCGACCGCTGGTTCAAACGGCGCTTCCCGCAGATCACCCAGGGCGCGGTCGAAAAGATGTGCCGCACCGGGCAGGTGCGCGTGGACGGAGCACGCGCCAAGGCGTCCGACCGCGTGGTTCCCGGCCAGACCATCCGCGTGCCCCCGCTGCCCGATGCCGAAGCGCCCTCGCGCCCGGTGATCGAAGGGGTCAGCAAGGCCGATGCCAAGATGATTCAGGATGCGGTCATCTATAAGGACGAACACATGATCGTCCTGAACAAGCCCGCCGGCCTGCCCAGCCAGGGCGGCTCGGGGCAGGGCACACGCCATGTCGATGGCCTGACCGAGGCGCTGAAATTCGGCTACAAGGACAGACCAAAACTGGTGCACCGGCTGGACAAGGATACCTCGGGCGTCCTGCTTCTTGCCCGCACCGACCGTGTGGCCCGCGCGCTGTCCGAGGCGCTGCGCCACCGCGAGGCGCGCAAGATCTATTGGGCCGTGGTCGCCGGTGTGCCGAACCCGAAGCAGGGATCCATCAAGTACGCGCTGATGAAGGCCCCCGGCGGCGGCAAGGGCGAGGGCGAGAAGATGCTGTGCATCCACCCCGCCAAGGTCGCCGACTATCCGGACGCCAAACGCGCCCAGACCGACTATTTCACGCTCTGGTTCCTGGGCAACCGCCTGTCCTGGATGGCTTTGGAGCCGGTGACGGGCCGCACCCACCAGTTGCGCGCCCATATGGCCGAAATCGGCCACCCGATCCTGGGCGACGGAAAATACGGCGGCTCGGCCTCGGAGAACGCGGGTGAGGGCTGGGGCGCGGGCATTGGCGGCGACCTTTCGCGCAAGCTGCATCTTCACGCCCGCTCGCTGACCGTCGAACATCCGATCACCAAGGCGCTTGTCACCTTCACCGCCCCCTTGCCGGACCATATGGCCAAGACCTGGAAGGTGCTGGACTGGAAGGAAGGCGACGTGCCGGCCGACCCCTTCGAGCATCGCAAATGA
- a CDS encoding S49 family peptidase → MRHLIPFLPKPPVVPVIRLQGAIGAGPRALSDAALAPLIERAFSRGKPAAVALAINSPGGSPAQSSLIAARIRRLADEKGIPVHAFVEDVAASGGYWLATAADRIWLDASSIVGSIGVIHASFGFPEFLARHGIERRVETAGKSKSFADPFRPQTEEDRARIHALLSPLHETFIAQVKARRGARLKPDADLFNADIWLGQAGVDVGLADGLGHLVPKMQELFGPKVRLVPFGQRRSLAQRLGLAMTDSLGGLVEERALWARYGL, encoded by the coding sequence ATGCGACATCTCATCCCGTTTCTTCCCAAGCCGCCCGTCGTTCCCGTGATCCGCCTGCAGGGCGCCATCGGGGCTGGGCCACGTGCGCTGTCGGATGCAGCCCTTGCCCCGCTGATCGAACGCGCCTTCTCGCGCGGAAAGCCGGCGGCAGTGGCGCTGGCCATCAACTCCCCCGGCGGCTCGCCGGCGCAATCCTCGCTGATCGCGGCGCGCATCCGGCGCCTGGCCGATGAGAAGGGCATCCCCGTCCATGCCTTTGTCGAGGATGTGGCCGCCTCCGGCGGCTACTGGCTGGCCACAGCGGCCGACCGCATCTGGCTGGACGCCAGCTCCATCGTCGGTTCCATCGGCGTGATCCATGCCAGCTTCGGCTTCCCCGAGTTTCTGGCCCGCCATGGCATCGAGCGCCGGGTCGAAACCGCCGGCAAGTCGAAAAGCTTCGCCGATCCCTTCCGCCCGCAGACCGAGGAAGACCGTGCGCGCATCCACGCCTTGCTGTCACCCTTGCACGAAACCTTCATCGCCCAGGTGAAGGCGCGACGGGGCGCCCGGCTCAAGCCCGATGCAGACCTGTTCAACGCAGACATCTGGCTCGGCCAGGCCGGCGTGGATGTGGGTCTGGCCGATGGCCTTGGCCATCTGGTTCCCAAGATGCAGGAACTCTTCGGTCCCAAGGTGCGCCTCGTCCCCTTCGGCCAGCGCCGCAGCCTGGCGCAGCGGCTTGGGCTGGCCATGACAGACAGTCTGGGCGGTCTGGTCGAAGAGCGCGCCCTCTGGGCGCGCTACGGCCTCTGA
- a CDS encoding amino acid ABC transporter permease, which produces MAVASDVPKESFRLSMLIYDTRFRSLTIQVVVLILFALAVAWLLNNTVQNLAIRGKEFNYAFLWQRAGYDIQQQLIPYTNDSTHFRALLVGLLNTLAVAVVGCVLATILGIFVGVMRLSHNWLISRLMTVYVEVFRNVPVLLWILLAYVILSETTPEPRAFRVTDEMLAAGQAPAARMWLWDTVAVTNRGMNIPAPVFDRPLGTLALGPLTLNLTFLALLAVIAASVWVNRRLVAAARRQQEETGERPATWWKSLLILFVPAIALLAALGFHLETPALKGFNFQGGILVAHSFTALTVALTLYTAAFIAEIVRAGIMAISRGQTEAAYALGLRPGRTMRLVILPQALRVIVPPLISQYLNLTKNTSLGIAVSYLDLRGTLGGITLNQTGRELECMLLMMLIYLSISLIISGVMNIYNRSVQLKAR; this is translated from the coding sequence ATGGCTGTAGCCAGCGACGTGCCGAAGGAATCCTTTCGGCTCTCCATGCTCATCTACGACACGCGCTTCCGCTCGCTCACCATCCAGGTGGTCGTGCTGATCCTGTTTGCGCTGGCGGTGGCATGGCTTCTGAACAACACCGTCCAGAACCTCGCGATCCGCGGCAAGGAGTTCAATTACGCCTTCCTGTGGCAGCGCGCGGGCTATGACATCCAGCAGCAGCTGATCCCCTACACCAACGACAGCACGCATTTCCGCGCCCTTCTCGTCGGACTCCTGAACACGCTGGCCGTGGCGGTGGTCGGCTGTGTCCTGGCCACCATCCTTGGCATCTTCGTCGGCGTGATGCGCCTGTCGCACAACTGGCTGATCAGCCGGCTGATGACGGTCTATGTCGAGGTCTTCCGCAACGTGCCGGTCCTTCTGTGGATCCTGCTCGCCTATGTGATCCTGTCGGAAACCACGCCCGAACCCCGCGCCTTCCGCGTGACGGACGAGATGCTGGCCGCCGGTCAGGCCCCCGCGGCGCGCATGTGGCTGTGGGATACCGTTGCCGTCACCAACCGCGGCATGAACATCCCCGCCCCGGTATTCGACCGCCCGCTTGGCACGCTGGCGCTTGGCCCGCTCACGCTGAACCTGACGTTCCTTGCCCTTCTGGCGGTCATCGCCGCCTCGGTCTGGGTCAACCGCCGCCTCGTCGCCGCCGCCCGGCGCCAGCAGGAGGAAACCGGCGAACGCCCGGCGACCTGGTGGAAAAGCCTGCTCATCCTCTTCGTGCCCGCCATCGCGCTTCTGGCAGCACTCGGCTTCCACCTGGAAACCCCGGCACTGAAGGGCTTCAACTTCCAGGGCGGCATCCTCGTCGCCCATTCCTTCACCGCGCTCACCGTGGCGCTGACGCTCTATACCGCGGCCTTCATCGCGGAAATCGTGCGCGCCGGCATCATGGCCATCAGCCGCGGCCAGACCGAGGCCGCCTATGCCCTTGGCCTGCGGCCCGGCCGCACCATGCGCCTGGTGATCCTGCCCCAGGCGCTGCGCGTGATCGTGCCGCCGCTGATCAGCCAGTACCTGAACCTGACCAAGAACACCTCGCTCGGCATCGCCGTCAGCTACCTCGACCTGCGCGGCACGCTCGGCGGCATCACCCTCAACCAGACCGGGCGCGAGCTGGAATGCATGCTCCTGATGATGCTGATCTACCTGTCGATCAGCCTGATCATCTCGGGCGTGATGAACATCTACAACCGCTCCGTCCAGCTGAAGGCGCGCTGA
- a CDS encoding SDR family oxidoreductase, whose protein sequence is MTQRALVTGGARRIGRAIALYLAGRGFDVAVHYSGSAAEAADTVAEIQALGRRAVALQADLLDEAQVQPLVARAAEALEGSLTVLVNNASIFEYDNLASATRTSWDRHMESNLRAPFVLTQHVAAQAPDPVPDHAGEPVAQALVVNMIDQRVLKPTPEFMTYSLAKMGLWALTRTAAQALAPRVRVNAIGPGPTLRGGRQSEDHFARQRASTILARGSNPSDITAAVGFFLDSPSVTGQLICTDGGQHLAWKTPDVLGVE, encoded by the coding sequence GTGACACAACGCGCTCTCGTGACCGGCGGCGCCCGCCGCATCGGCCGCGCCATCGCCCTTTATCTGGCTGGGCGGGGCTTCGACGTGGCCGTGCACTATTCCGGCAGTGCCGCCGAGGCCGCCGATACCGTGGCCGAGATCCAGGCCCTCGGCCGGCGTGCCGTGGCGCTGCAGGCCGACCTCCTGGACGAGGCGCAGGTGCAGCCGCTGGTCGCCCGCGCAGCCGAGGCGCTGGAAGGGTCGCTGACGGTCCTTGTGAACAACGCTTCCATTTTCGAATACGACAACCTCGCTTCCGCCACCCGCACCAGCTGGGACAGGCACATGGAATCGAACCTGCGCGCCCCCTTCGTGCTGACCCAGCATGTCGCCGCCCAGGCGCCGGACCCGGTGCCGGACCATGCGGGCGAGCCGGTGGCGCAGGCGCTGGTGGTGAACATGATCGACCAGCGCGTGCTGAAACCTACGCCCGAGTTTATGACCTACTCGCTCGCCAAGATGGGCCTCTGGGCCCTGACCCGCACCGCCGCGCAGGCGCTCGCGCCTCGAGTCCGGGTCAACGCCATCGGCCCTGGACCCACCCTGCGAGGCGGCCGCCAGTCCGAAGACCACTTCGCCCGACAGCGCGCCTCCACCATCCTGGCCCGCGGCTCCAACCCCTCGGACATCACTGCCGCCGTTGGGTTTTTCCTCGATTCGCCCTCGGTCACGGGCCAGCTCATCTGCACCGACGGGGGCCAGCACCTGGCCTGGAAGACACCGGATGTCCTGGGCGTGGAGTGA
- a CDS encoding amino acid ABC transporter ATP-binding protein, giving the protein MSEAITRKVDRSHMQVSDEVAVQISRMNKWYGTFHVLRDIDMTVRRGERIVICGPSGSGKSTLIRCINRLEEHQSGQIVVDGTELTSDLKNIDKVRSEVGMVFQHFNLFPHLTILENCTLAPIWVRKIPKREAEETAMHFLRKVKIPEQANKYPGQLSGGQQQRVAIARSLCMKPRIMLFDEPTSALDPEMIKEVLDTMIELAEEGMTMLCVTHEMGFAQAVANRVVFMDQGQIVEQNEPKEFFSNPKSERTKLFLSQILGH; this is encoded by the coding sequence ATGTCCGAAGCCATCACCCGCAAGGTCGACCGCAGCCACATGCAGGTCAGCGACGAAGTCGCCGTCCAGATCTCCCGCATGAACAAGTGGTACGGCACCTTCCACGTCCTGCGCGACATCGACATGACGGTGCGCCGCGGCGAACGCATCGTCATCTGCGGCCCCTCGGGGTCGGGCAAGTCCACGCTGATCCGCTGCATCAACCGGCTGGAAGAACACCAGTCCGGCCAGATCGTCGTCGACGGCACCGAACTGACCAGCGACCTGAAGAACATCGACAAGGTGCGCTCCGAAGTCGGCATGGTGTTCCAGCACTTCAACCTGTTCCCGCACCTCACGATCCTGGAAAACTGCACGCTGGCGCCGATCTGGGTCCGCAAGATCCCCAAGCGCGAGGCGGAAGAGACCGCGATGCACTTCCTGCGCAAGGTCAAGATCCCGGAGCAGGCGAACAAGTATCCGGGCCAGTTGTCCGGCGGCCAGCAGCAGCGCGTCGCCATCGCCCGTTCGCTCTGCATGAAGCCGCGCATCATGCTGTTCGACGAACCCACCTCGGCGCTTGATCCGGAAATGATCAAGGAAGTGCTCGACACCATGATCGAGCTGGCCGAGGAAGGCATGACCATGCTCTGCGTCACGCACGAGATGGGTTTCGCTCAGGCCGTGGCGAACCGGGTCGTGTTCATGGACCAGGGCCAGATCGTCGAACAGAACGAGCCGAAGGAGTTCTTCTCGAACCCCAAGAGCGAACGCACCAAGCTGTTCCTCAGCCAGATCCTCGGGCACTGA
- a CDS encoding 2-hydroxychromene-2-carboxylate isomerase, giving the protein MTQIDYYLAPQSPWVYLAGTRPAEIAARHGARLVYKPLDAAQLFPRTGGKVRAERHPSRNEYSQQDRARQARKLGLKLDQAPLFGAANPAPAAYAIIAAQAAGGGDIAALVAGFGRALWAEGRDISDDEVIRATLQTAGFDPAVADRGLLMAAETYAANLEDAVARGVFGVPFFVVGDQKFWGQDRLDDLDLFLAGKL; this is encoded by the coding sequence ATGACGCAGATCGACTACTACCTCGCCCCGCAATCGCCTTGGGTCTATCTTGCCGGCACGCGCCCGGCCGAGATTGCTGCGCGCCACGGTGCCCGCCTCGTCTACAAGCCACTGGACGCGGCCCAGCTGTTTCCTCGCACCGGCGGCAAGGTCCGGGCCGAGCGTCACCCCTCGCGCAACGAATACAGCCAGCAGGATCGGGCACGACAAGCCCGCAAGCTCGGCTTGAAGCTGGACCAGGCGCCGCTGTTCGGGGCGGCCAACCCCGCACCCGCCGCCTATGCCATCATCGCCGCGCAGGCTGCCGGTGGGGGCGATATCGCCGCGCTGGTGGCAGGCTTCGGCCGGGCTCTGTGGGCCGAGGGCCGCGACATCTCGGACGACGAGGTCATCCGCGCAACACTGCAGACCGCGGGCTTCGACCCGGCTGTCGCCGACCGCGGGCTTCTGATGGCGGCCGAGACCTATGCCGCCAATCTGGAAGATGCCGTTGCGCGCGGCGTGTTCGGCGTGCCCTTCTTCGTCGTGGGCGACCAGAAGTTCTGGGGCCAGGACCGACTGGACGATCTGGACCTGTTTCTGGCGGGGAAGTTGTAG
- a CDS encoding alpha/beta fold hydrolase: MPEAVFAGHPTHWRVFERGGARPVLALHCSLAHGGAWSGLSAGLSGVTITAPDLPGHGQSAGWDSHSDLHTLTTRIAAEMAAMLGQGRPVDVMGHSFGGTVALRLALERPDLVRSVILFEPVLFAAARAAGAACWPAFIAEHQEVAALYRSGQAEAAAMRFHSVWGGRVGFDDLPERQQHYMIDRIGLVMAQDATLVADSAALLRAMGLETLTQPVLLAEGAESPPVIPAICGELARRLPLVRRVTVPGAGHMLPITHPAQVAPAVQAHLGAC; this comes from the coding sequence GTGCCCGAGGCGGTCTTCGCGGGACATCCGACCCATTGGCGGGTATTCGAGCGGGGCGGCGCGCGTCCGGTTCTGGCGCTGCATTGCTCGCTGGCGCACGGCGGCGCCTGGTCGGGGCTGTCGGCGGGGTTGTCCGGCGTCACGATCACCGCGCCCGACTTGCCCGGTCACGGACAATCGGCCGGCTGGGACAGCCACAGCGACCTGCACACCCTGACCACCCGGATCGCGGCCGAAATGGCCGCCATGCTGGGGCAGGGGCGGCCGGTGGATGTGATGGGCCATTCCTTCGGTGGCACCGTCGCCCTGCGGCTGGCGCTGGAACGGCCCGACCTCGTGCGATCGGTGATTCTGTTCGAGCCCGTGCTCTTTGCCGCTGCCCGCGCTGCCGGGGCAGCCTGCTGGCCCGCCTTCATCGCGGAACACCAGGAGGTCGCGGCGCTTTACCGGTCGGGCCAGGCCGAGGCCGCGGCAATGCGGTTCCATTCCGTCTGGGGCGGCCGCGTCGGCTTTGACGACCTGCCGGAACGCCAGCAGCACTACATGATCGACCGCATCGGCCTGGTGATGGCGCAGGATGCCACGCTGGTCGCCGACAGCGCCGCGCTTCTGCGCGCCATGGGGCTGGAGACGCTGACCCAGCCGGTGCTTCTGGCCGAAGGCGCCGAAAGCCCGCCGGTCATCCCGGCGATCTGCGGTGAACTGGCCCGCCGTCTGCCGCTGGTGCGTCGCGTCACGGTGCCGGGGGCGGGGCACATGCTGCCCATCACCCACCCGGCCCAAGTCGCCCCGGCGGTCCAGGCCCACCTCGGCGCGTGCTGA
- a CDS encoding ATP12 family chaperone protein — MTGWAPKRFWKSASVVPADGGFTVHLDGRPVKTPAKTPLILPTQALALAIAAEWDAQEGEVKPATMPMTRMANSALVKVPPAFEAVVDEVARYGGTDLLCYRADAPETLVQRQSRDWTPLLDWAAQRFGAPLRVTSGVIPVDQPADSLQRLRAAVAEQDAFGLVALHDLVAITGSLVLGLAVAQGRLTPDAAFDLSRLDEDWQAELWGIDSEAAETAAAKRRDLSDAARFLALSAV; from the coding sequence ATGACAGGCTGGGCCCCCAAGCGGTTCTGGAAGTCGGCCTCCGTCGTGCCGGCCGATGGCGGCTTCACGGTCCATCTCGACGGCCGCCCGGTGAAGACCCCGGCAAAGACGCCGCTCATCCTTCCAACGCAGGCGCTGGCTTTGGCGATTGCGGCGGAATGGGATGCGCAGGAGGGCGAGGTGAAGCCCGCCACCATGCCCATGACGCGCATGGCCAATTCCGCGCTGGTCAAGGTGCCCCCGGCCTTCGAGGCCGTGGTGGACGAGGTGGCCCGCTACGGCGGAACCGATCTTCTGTGCTATCGGGCCGATGCGCCCGAAACTCTGGTTCAGCGCCAGTCGCGGGACTGGACCCCTCTGCTGGACTGGGCGGCGCAACGCTTTGGCGCTCCGCTGCGGGTGACGTCGGGCGTGATCCCGGTCGACCAGCCCGCCGACTCGCTACAGCGCCTTCGCGCGGCCGTGGCGGAGCAGGATGCCTTTGGCCTCGTCGCGCTGCACGACCTTGTGGCCATCACCGGCTCGCTCGTGCTTGGCCTGGCCGTGGCCCAGGGGCGCCTGACCCCGGACGCGGCCTTCGACCTGTCGCGTCTGGACGAAGACTGGCAGGCCGAGCTTTGGGGTATCGATTCCGAAGCCGCCGAAACTGCTGCCGCGAAGCGCCGCGATCTGTCAGACGCTGCCCGATTCTTGGCCCTTTCCGCTGTTTGA
- the crcB gene encoding fluoride efflux transporter CrcB translates to MLATLLQVALGGAIGSSLRYLSNVGAMRLLGPGFPWATLFVNVVGSFVMGVIVEAIAQRGGQAYAPFLMTGILGGFTTFSAFSLDTMVIWERGDHALAVLYVAASVGLSLVAIAVAMHLFRGALS, encoded by the coding sequence ATGCTTGCCACCCTCCTTCAGGTCGCCCTTGGCGGGGCCATCGGCTCGTCGCTGCGCTATCTCTCCAATGTCGGAGCGATGCGGCTTCTGGGGCCAGGCTTTCCCTGGGCCACGCTTTTCGTGAACGTCGTCGGCTCTTTCGTGATGGGCGTCATCGTCGAGGCTATCGCGCAGCGTGGTGGTCAGGCCTATGCGCCCTTCCTGATGACCGGCATCCTGGGCGGCTTTACCACCTTCTCGGCCTTCTCGCTGGATACGATGGTCATCTGGGAACGCGGCGATCACGCCTTGGCGGTTCTCTATGTCGCGGCCTCGGTCGGCCTGTCCCTCGTGGCGATTGCGGTCGCCATGCACCTTTTCCGCGGAGCCCTGTCATGA